From Numida meleagris isolate 19003 breed g44 Domestic line chromosome 4, NumMel1.0, whole genome shotgun sequence, the proteins below share one genomic window:
- the NAA15 gene encoding N-alpha-acetyltransferase 15, NatA auxiliary subunit encodes MPEHNRRKLFLSEESGNPEEDFLLPAVVLSEECLRYPYCHLYLVRLSLNFKRCYEHKQYRNGLKFCKQILSNPKFAEHGETLAMKGLTLNCLGKKEEAYELVRRGLRNDLKSHVCWHVYGLLQRSDKKYDEAIKCYRNALKWDKDNLQILRDLSLLQIQMRDLEGYRETRYQLLQLRPAQRASWIGYAIAYHLLEDYEMAAKILEEFRKTQQTSPDKVDYEYSELLLYQNQVLREAGLHKEALEHLCTYEKQICDKLAVEETKGELLLQLGRLEEAVDVYKGLQERNPENWAYYKGLEKALKPANMMERLKIYEEAWTKYPRGLVPRRLPLNFLSGEKFKECLDKFLRMNFSKGCPPVFNTLRSLYKDKEKVAIIEELVVGYETSLRSCRLFNPNDDGKEEPPTTLLWVQYYLAQHYDKIGQPSLALEYINAAIESTPTLIELFLVKAKIYKHAGNIKEAARWMDEAQALDTADRFINSKCAKYMLKANFIKEAEEMCSKFTREGTSAVENLNEMQCMWFQTECAQAYKAMNKFGEALKKCHEIERHFVEITDDQFDFHTYCMRKITLRSYVDLLKLEDVLRQHPFYFKAARIAIEIYLKLHDNPLTDENKEHEADTANMSDKELKKLRNKQRRAQKKAQLEEEKKNAEKEKQQRNQKKKKDDDDEEIGGPKEELIPEKLAKVEAPLEEAIKFLTPLKNLVKNKIETHLFAFEIYFRKEKFLLMLQSVKRAFAIDSSHPWLHECMIHLFSSVSESKDLPDAVRTVLNQEMNRLFGATNPKNFNEAFLKKNYDSLPHRLSAAKMMYYLDPSSQKRAVELAMTLDESLINRNLQTCMEVLEALCDGSLGDCKEASETYRANCHKLFPYALAFMPPGYEEDMKITVNGDSSAEPEELANEI; translated from the exons AAACCTTGGCAATGAAAGGATTAACATTAAACTGTCtagggaagaaagaggaagctTATGAGCTGGTGCGCAGAGGCCTAAGGAATGACTTGAAGAGTCATGTCT GTTGGCATGTCTATGGCCTTCTTCAGAGGTCAGACAAGAAGTATGATGAAGCTATCAAATGCTAtagaaatgcactgaaatgGGACAAAGACAATCTTCAAATCTTGAGAGATCTTTCTCTGCTACAGATTCAAATGAGGGATCTTGAAGGTTACAGG GAAACAAGATATCAGTTGCTTCAGCTCCGACCTGCACAGCGAGCATCCTGGATTGGCTATGCTATTGCTTACCATCTGTTGGAAGACTACGAAATGGCAGCAAAAATTTTAGAGGAATTTAGGAAGACTCAGCAG ACATCACCTGATAAAGTGGACTACGAGTAcagtgagctgctgctgtatCAAAATCAGGTCCTCCGTGAGGCAGGACTACATAAAGAAGCGTTGGAGCATCTTTGTACCTATGAAAAACAGATCTGTGATAAACTGGCTGTTGAAGAAACTAAAG GAGAACTCCTGCTTCAACTTGGCAGACTTGAAGAAGCGGTTGATGTCTACAAAGGATTGCAAGAAAGAAATCCTGAAAACTGGGCCTACTACAAGGGCCTAGAAAAGGCACTTAAACCAG CTAATATGATGGAGAGGCTAAAGATTTACGAAGAGGCCTGGACTAAATACCCAAGGGGACTAGTTCCGAGAAGGTTGCCGTTAAATTTTTTGTCAg GTGAAAAGTTTAAGGAATGTCTGGACAAGTTCCTAAGAATGAATTTCAGCAAAGGTTGCCCACCTGTCTTCAATACCTTACGATCGTTATATAAAGACAAGGAGAAG GTGGCAATCATTGAAGAGCTGGTGGTAGGTTATGAAACCTCCCTAAGAAGCTGCCGGTTATTTAACCCAAATG aTGACGGTAAAGAAGAACCTCCAACCACTTTACTTTGGGTCCAGTATTATTTGGCTCAACATTATGATAAAATTGGGCAGCCATCACTGGCTCTAGAATACATAAATGCTGCTATAGAAAGTACTCCCACTTTGATAGAGCTCTTCCTCGTGAAGGCAAAAATCTATAAG cacGCTGGAAATATTAAAGAAGCTGCAAGGTGGATGGATGAGGCTCAGGCTTTGGACACAGCAGACAGATTTATCAACTCCAAATGTGCAAAATACATGTTGAAAGCAAACTTTattaaagaagcagaagaaatgtgcTCTAAATTTACAAGG GAAGGAACCTCGGCAGTAGAGAACTTGAATGAAATGCAGTGCATGTGGTTTCAGACAGAATGCGCGCAGGCTTACAAAGCAATGAATAAATTTGGAGAAGCACTTAAGAAATGCCATGAAATCGAGAGA CATTTTGTAGAAATCACAGATGACCAGTTTGACTTCCACACTTACTGCATGAGGAAGATTACTCTTAGGTCATATGTGGACTTGTTAAAACTAGAAGACGTACTTCGGCAGCATCCATTCTACTTCAAAGCAGCACGGATTGCCATAGAGATATATTTGAAACTTCATGATAATCCCttaacagatgaaaataaagaacacgAGGCTGATACAG CAAATATGTCTGATAAGGAGCTAAAGAAGCTACGAAATAAGCAGAgaagagcacagaagaaagcacagctggaggaagagaagaagaacgctgagaaagagaagcaacagaggaatcagaaaaagaagaaagacgATGATGATGAAGAAATTGGAGGCCCGAAAGAAGAACTTATTCCTGAGAAATTGGCCAAG GTTGAAGCACCTTTGGAAGAAGCCATTAAATTTTTAACCCCCCTGAAGAATTTagtgaagaacaaaatagaGACACATCTCTTTGCCTTTGAGATCTATTTTCGAAAAG agaagTTCCTTCTTATGCTTCAGTCTGTGAAGAGAGCTTTTGCTATTGATTCCAGTCATCCTTGGCTTCACGAGTGTATGATTCATCTCTTCAGCAGTG TATCTGAAAGTAAGGACCTGCCTGATGCAGTTAGAACAGTGTTAAACCAAGAAATGAATCGGCTTTTTGGAGCAACTAATCCAAAGAACTTCAATGAagctttccttaaaaagaaCTATGACTCGCTACCACATAGGTTATCAG ctgccaaaATGATGTACTATTTAGATCCTTCCAGTCAGAAAAGAGCGGTGGAGCTGGCAATGACCCTGGATGAATCCCTCATTAACAGAAATCTTCAG ACTTGTATGGAGGTATTAGAAGCTTTATGTGACGGTAGCCTCGGAGACTGTAAAGAAGCATCTGAAACGTACAGAGCAAATTGTCATAAGCTTTTCCCTTATGCTTTGGCTTTCATGCCCCCTGGTTATGAAGAGGATATGAAGATCACAGTTAACGGAGATAGTTCTGCAGAACCCGAAGAACTGGCCAATGAAATATGA